From one Lycium ferocissimum isolate CSIRO_LF1 chromosome 7, AGI_CSIRO_Lferr_CH_V1, whole genome shotgun sequence genomic stretch:
- the LOC132063662 gene encoding uncharacterized protein LOC132063662 isoform X2 yields MGRKSWVWWVVTLLLWWSCSSKIAMADKYMKYKDSKQAVGVRVKDLLGRMTLEEKIGQMIQIDRTVATIQIMRDYFIGSVLSGGGSTPLPKATAADWVNMVNDCQNGSMSTRLAIPMIYGIDAVHGHNNVFNATIFPHNIGLGAARDPELMRRIGDATALEVRATGIPYVFAPCIAVCRDPRWGRCYESYSEDPKIVQEMTDIINGLQGEIPNGSRKGIPYVDGKKKVAACAKHFVGDGGTTKGVNENNTVTNMHELLSIHMPAYYDSVSKGVATVMASYSSWNGRKMHANHDLITGFLKGTLKFKGFVISDWQGIDRLTSPSHDNYTYSVETSILAGVDMVMVPYNFTEFINDLTYLVKNNFVPTDRIDDAVERILSVKFTMGLFEDPYADFSLINEVGSQEHRNLAREAVRKSLVLLKNGKTANNPLLPLPKKVSKILVAGSHADNLGYQCGGWTITWQGFSGNDLTRE; encoded by the exons ATGGGTAGGAAAAGTTGGGTTTGGTGGGTTGTGACTTTGCTGTTATGGTGGAGCTGCAGTAGCAAGATTGCAATGGCtgacaagtatatgaagtaCAAGGACTCAAAACAAGCAGTTGGGGTTAGAGTTAAAGATCTTCTTGGTCGAATGACACTTGAAGAAAAGATTGGTCAGATGATTCAGATTGATAGGACTGTTGCTACAATTCAAATCATGAGAGACTACTTTATTG GGAGTGTATTAAGCGGTGGGGGAAGTACTCCACTTCCGAAAGCTACTGCTGCAGATTGGGTTAATATGGTGAATGACTGCCAAAATGGTTCTATGTCAACTCGCCTTGCGATTCCAATGATATATGGGATCGATGCCGTTCATGGACACAACAATGTTTTCAATGCCACCATATTTCCACATAACATTGGTCTTGGAGCTGCTAG GGACCCTGAACTCATGCGAAGGATTGGTGATGCTACTGCTCTTGAAGTCAGAGCTACAGGGATTCCTTATGTATTTGCTCCTTGCATCGCT GTTTGCAGAGATCCTAGGTGGGGTCGCTGTTATGAAAGTTATAGTGAAGATCCCAAGATTGTTCAAGAAATGACAGATATTATAAATGGGTTACAAGGCGAGATTCCCAATGGTTCGAGGAAGGGCATACCTTATGTTGATGGAAA GAAAAAGGTGGCTGCTTGTGCAAAGCACTTTGTTGGTGATGGGGGCACAACTAAGGGTGTTAATGAGAATAACACCGTGACTAACATGCACGAGTTGCTAAGTATCCACATGCCTGCCTACTACGACTCAGTTAGCAAAGGTGTTGCCACAGTTATGGCTTCTTATTCTAGCTGGAATGGCAGAAAGATGCATGCAAATCATGATCTAATTACTGGTTTTCTCAAGGGAACACTCAAGTTCAAG GGTTTTGTCATTTCAGATTGGCAAGGTATTGACAGGCTTACCTCTCCATCTCATGACAACTACACTTATTCAGTTGAGACTAGCATTCTAGCTGGTGTAGACATG GTTATGGTCCCATATAATTTCACCGAGTTTATCAATGATCTCACTTACCTCGTCAAGAACAATTTTGTCCCAACGGATCGTATTGATGATGCAGTGGAGAGGATTTTGTCAGTGAAATTTACCATGGGACTTTTTGAGGACCCCTACGCTGATTTCAGCCTGATCAACGAGGTTGGGAGCCAG GAACACAGGAACTTAGCAAGAGAAGCTGTGCGGAAATCTCTTGTGCTGCTGAAGAATGGGAAAACTGCTAACAACCCATTGTTACCTCTTCCTAAGAAAGTGTCTAAAATTTTGGTTGCTGGTAGCCATGCTGATAACTTAGGTTATCAATGTGGCGGATGGACTATTACTTGGCAGGGGTTTAGTGGTAATGATCTTACAAGAg